One window from the genome of Nomascus leucogenys isolate Asia chromosome 12, Asia_NLE_v1, whole genome shotgun sequence encodes:
- the LOC100582560 gene encoding small proline-rich protein 2D — protein MSYQQQQCKQPCQPPPVCPTPKCPEPCPPPKCPEPCPPPKCPQPCPPQQCQQKYPPVTPSPPCQPKCPPKSK, from the coding sequence ATGTCTTATCAACAGCAGCAGTGCAAGCAGCCCTGCCAGCCACCTCCTGTGTGCCCCACACCAAAGTGCCCAGAGCCATGTCCACCCCCGAAGTGCCCTGAGCCCTGCCCACCACCAAAGTGTCCAcagccctgcccacctcagcagTGCCAGCAGAAATATCCTCCTGTGacaccttccccaccctgccagcCAAAGTGTCCACCAAAGAGCAAGTAA